A window from Citrobacter amalonaticus encodes these proteins:
- a CDS encoding rhodanese-like domain-containing protein: protein MQEIMQFVSRHPILSIAWIALLVAVLFTTFKGLTSKVKVITRGEATRRINKEDAVIVDLRQRDDFRKGHIAGSINLLPSEIKANNVGELEKHKDKPVIVVDGSGMQCQEAANALIKAGFENVSVLKEGVAGWSGENLPLVRGK, encoded by the coding sequence ATGCAAGAAATTATGCAATTTGTTAGCCGCCATCCCATACTGAGTATCGCCTGGATTGCGTTACTGGTGGCGGTTTTGTTCACCACGTTTAAAGGCCTGACGTCGAAAGTTAAGGTCATCACTCGCGGCGAAGCCACGCGTCGTATCAACAAAGAAGACGCCGTTATCGTGGATTTACGTCAGCGTGACGATTTCCGCAAAGGCCATATCGCGGGTTCCATTAACCTGCTGCCGAGCGAAATCAAAGCGAACAACGTGGGCGAGCTGGAAAAACACAAAGACAAACCGGTTATCGTGGTCGATGGTTCCGGCATGCAGTGCCAGGAAGCGGCAAACGCGCTGATCAAAGCAGGCTTTGAGAACGTGTCTGTGCTGAAAGAAGGCGTTGCGGGCTGGAGCGGTGAGAATCTGCCGCTGGTTCGTGGGAAATAA
- a CDS encoding divergent polysaccharide deacetylase family protein: protein MPQFRRTVLSFASLLAFASPVFAGKLAIVIDDFGYRPHYENQVLAMPSQISVAVLPNAPHAREMATKAHNSGHEVLIHLPMAPLSKQPLEKDTLRPEMSSDEIERIIREAVGKVPYAVGLNNHMGSAMTSSLFGMQKVMQALERYDLYFLDSMTIGNSQAMRAASGTAVKVIKRKVFLDDTQNDADIRRQFTRAIDLARRNGSAIAIGHPHPSTVRVLQQMVYNLPADITLVRPSSLLNEPQVDTSTPNLTPPKTNDAPRNPFRGVALCKAKKPVEPVYTSRFFSVLSESISQSTLVNWFQNQWQGWGKSPRDNSVNPG, encoded by the coding sequence TTGCCTCAGTTTCGTCGCACTGTTCTTTCATTCGCCAGCCTGCTGGCATTCGCCTCCCCTGTTTTTGCTGGCAAACTCGCCATCGTCATTGACGATTTTGGCTACCGCCCGCATTACGAAAATCAGGTGCTGGCGATGCCCTCTCAAATCTCCGTCGCCGTGCTACCCAATGCGCCTCATGCGCGCGAAATGGCGACCAAAGCGCATAACAGCGGTCATGAAGTGCTGATCCATCTGCCGATGGCACCGCTGAGTAAACAGCCGCTGGAGAAAGACACCCTACGTCCGGAGATGAGCAGCGACGAAATTGAACGGATCATTCGCGAGGCGGTTGGCAAAGTGCCTTACGCGGTGGGGCTCAACAACCACATGGGCAGCGCAATGACTTCCAGCCTGTTTGGTATGCAAAAAGTGATGCAGGCGCTGGAACGCTACGATCTCTATTTTCTCGACAGTATGACCATCGGTAACAGTCAGGCGATGCGTGCCGCATCCGGAACCGCCGTAAAAGTGATTAAACGGAAAGTGTTTCTCGACGACACGCAAAACGACGCGGACATTCGCCGCCAGTTTACCCGCGCGATTGATCTGGCACGCCGCAACGGTTCTGCCATCGCGATAGGCCACCCTCATCCGTCGACGGTACGTGTGTTACAGCAAATGGTGTATAACCTGCCAGCCGACATCACCCTTGTCCGTCCGAGCAGCCTGCTCAATGAGCCGCAGGTAGATACCTCCACGCCGAATTTGACACCGCCGAAAACCAACGACGCCCCGCGAAATCCATTCCGCGGCGTGGCGTTGTGTAAAGCGAAGAAACCTGTAGAACCGGTCTATACCAGTCGATTCTTCAGCGTGTTAAGCGAAAGCATCAGTCAGAGCACGCTGGTGAACTGGTTCCAGAATCAGTGGCAAGGCTGGGGAAAATCGCCCCGCGATAACAGCGTTAACCCAGGTTAA
- the gpmM gene encoding 2,3-bisphosphoglycerate-independent phosphoglycerate mutase: MSVSKKPMVLVILDGYGYREDSQDNAIFNAKTPVMDALWAKRPHTLIDASGLEVGLPDRQMGNSEVGHVNLGAGRIVYQDLTRLDVEIKERTFFANPTLTAAVDQAKNAGKAVHIMGLLSAGGVHSHEDHIMAMVELAAERGAEKIYLHAFLDGRDTPPRSAESSLNKFEEKFAALGKGRVASIIGRYYAMDRDNRWDRVEKAYDLMTLAQGEFQANTAVEGLQAAYARDENDEFVKATVIRATGQADAAMEDGDALIFMNFRADRAREITRAFVNADFDGFARKKVVNLNFVMLTEYAADIKTAVAYPPASLANTFGEWMAKNDKTQLRISETEKYAHVTFFFNGGVEEPFTGEDRILINSPKVATYDLQPEMSSAELTEKLVAAIESGKYDTIICNYPNGDMVGHTGVMEAAVKAVEALDHCVEQVAKAVESVGGQLLITADHGNAEQMRDPATGQAHTAHTNLPVPLIYVGNKNVKAVEGGKLSDIAPTMLTLMGMEIPQEMTGKPLFIVE; this comes from the coding sequence ATGTCGGTTTCTAAAAAACCTATGGTACTGGTGATTCTGGATGGCTATGGCTACCGTGAAGACAGCCAGGATAACGCCATTTTTAATGCCAAAACCCCGGTAATGGATGCGCTGTGGGCAAAACGCCCGCATACCCTGATCGATGCTTCAGGTCTGGAAGTGGGCCTGCCCGATCGTCAGATGGGTAACTCCGAAGTCGGTCACGTTAACCTGGGTGCGGGCCGCATCGTGTATCAGGACCTGACCCGTCTGGACGTTGAAATTAAAGAACGCACTTTCTTTGCCAACCCAACGCTGACCGCCGCGGTTGACCAGGCGAAAAACGCCGGTAAAGCCGTGCACATCATGGGTCTGCTCTCTGCCGGTGGCGTCCATAGCCACGAAGATCACATCATGGCGATGGTTGAACTGGCCGCTGAGCGTGGCGCAGAGAAAATCTATCTGCATGCTTTCCTCGATGGCCGCGATACGCCGCCACGCAGCGCTGAGTCATCACTGAACAAATTCGAAGAGAAATTTGCCGCGCTGGGCAAAGGTCGCGTCGCCTCTATCATTGGCCGGTACTATGCGATGGACCGCGACAACCGTTGGGATCGCGTGGAGAAAGCGTATGACCTGATGACGCTGGCGCAGGGTGAATTCCAGGCTAATACCGCCGTTGAAGGTCTGCAGGCCGCCTATGCCCGCGATGAAAACGATGAATTCGTGAAAGCCACCGTGATCCGCGCCACAGGCCAGGCCGATGCCGCGATGGAAGACGGCGACGCGCTCATTTTCATGAACTTCCGTGCTGACCGCGCGCGTGAAATCACCCGTGCTTTTGTTAACGCCGACTTCGACGGCTTCGCGCGCAAGAAAGTGGTTAATCTGAACTTCGTGATGCTGACCGAATACGCTGCGGACATCAAAACGGCCGTTGCCTATCCGCCCGCCTCGCTGGCGAACACGTTTGGCGAGTGGATGGCGAAGAATGACAAAACGCAGCTGCGTATCTCTGAAACCGAAAAATACGCCCACGTCACCTTCTTCTTCAACGGCGGCGTTGAAGAACCGTTCACCGGTGAAGACCGCATCCTGATCAACTCACCGAAAGTGGCGACCTACGATCTGCAGCCGGAAATGAGCTCCGCAGAGCTGACCGAAAAACTGGTAGCCGCTATCGAAAGCGGGAAATACGACACCATCATCTGTAACTACCCGAACGGCGACATGGTCGGTCATACCGGTGTGATGGAAGCGGCTGTTAAAGCGGTTGAAGCGCTGGACCACTGTGTTGAGCAGGTGGCAAAAGCGGTTGAGTCCGTTGGCGGTCAACTGCTGATCACCGCTGACCACGGCAACGCCGAGCAAATGCGCGATCCGGCAACCGGTCAGGCGCACACCGCGCACACTAACCTGCCGGTTCCGCTGATTTATGTCGGCAACAAAAATGTGAAAGCGGTGGAAGGCGGCAAACTTTCCGATATCGCCCCCACCATGTTGACGCTAATGGGCATGGAAATCCCGCAAGAGATGACTGGTAAGCCGCTGTTCATCGTGGAATAA
- the grxC gene encoding glutaredoxin 3, with protein sequence MANIEIYTKATCPFCHRAKALLNSKGVSFQELPIDGDAVKREEMIKRSGRTTVPQIFIDAQHIGGCDDLYALDARGGLDPLLS encoded by the coding sequence ATGGCCAATATCGAGATCTACACTAAAGCAACCTGCCCGTTTTGCCATCGTGCGAAAGCGCTGCTGAACAGCAAGGGTGTGAGCTTCCAGGAACTGCCGATCGACGGCGATGCCGTGAAGCGTGAAGAGATGATCAAGCGCAGCGGTCGTACGACGGTTCCACAGATTTTTATTGATGCACAGCACATTGGCGGCTGTGATGACTTGTATGCGTTGGATGCGCGTGGTGGACTTGATCCCCTGCTGAGCTAA
- the envC gene encoding murein hydrolase activator EnvC: MRGKTINSENGAMKPRRFSVRPLIYASVVSAGVLLCAFSAHADDRDQLKSIQADIAAKERAVRQQQQQRSGLLAQLKAQEEAISAAARQLRETQNTLAQLNKQIDEMNASIAKLERQKANQERSLAAQLDAAFRQGEHTGIQLILSGEESQRGQRLQAYFGYLNQARQETINELKQTREEVAAQRAELEEKQSQQQTLLYEQRAQQAKLEQARNERKKTLAGLESSIQQGQQQLSELRANESRLRNSIARAEAAAKARAEREAREAEAVRNRQKEATRKGTTYKPTDSEKSLMSRTGGLGSPRGQAFWPVRGPTLHRYGEQLQGELRWKGMVIGASEGTEVKAIADGRVILADWLQGYGLVVVVEHGKGDMSLYGYNQSALVSVGTQVRAGQPIALVGSSGGQGRPSLYFEIRRQGQAVNPQPWLGR, translated from the coding sequence ATGAGGGGAAAGACGATAAATAGCGAAAATGGGGCCATGAAACCAAGACGGTTTTCAGTCAGGCCCTTGATTTACGCCAGCGTGGTGAGCGCTGGCGTATTGTTGTGCGCCTTTTCCGCCCACGCGGATGACCGCGATCAGCTTAAATCCATTCAGGCAGATATCGCCGCCAAAGAACGTGCTGTTCGTCAGCAACAGCAACAACGTTCTGGCCTGCTTGCGCAACTGAAGGCGCAGGAAGAGGCCATCTCCGCCGCCGCACGCCAGTTACGTGAAACGCAAAACACGCTTGCGCAGCTGAACAAACAAATCGATGAGATGAATGCTTCTATTGCGAAGCTGGAACGGCAGAAAGCCAACCAGGAGCGCAGCCTTGCCGCGCAGCTGGATGCCGCGTTTCGCCAGGGTGAACACACGGGTATTCAGCTTATCCTCAGCGGTGAAGAGAGCCAGCGTGGTCAGCGTTTGCAGGCCTACTTTGGTTATCTGAACCAGGCGCGCCAGGAGACGATCAACGAGTTGAAGCAGACTCGCGAAGAGGTCGCCGCCCAGCGTGCCGAACTGGAAGAGAAGCAGAGTCAGCAACAGACGCTGCTGTATGAACAGCGCGCCCAGCAGGCGAAGCTTGAACAGGCGCGTAACGAACGTAAGAAAACCCTCGCCGGGCTGGAATCCTCCATTCAGCAAGGCCAGCAACAGCTCAGTGAACTGCGCGCCAACGAATCCCGTTTGCGTAACAGCATTGCCCGTGCCGAGGCGGCCGCCAAAGCCCGTGCCGAACGCGAAGCACGCGAGGCGGAAGCGGTACGTAATCGCCAGAAAGAGGCCACCCGCAAAGGCACCACGTACAAGCCCACCGACAGTGAGAAATCGCTGATGTCGCGCACCGGCGGTCTGGGTTCGCCACGCGGCCAGGCATTCTGGCCCGTTCGCGGTCCCACGCTGCATCGCTATGGCGAACAACTGCAAGGTGAGCTACGTTGGAAGGGGATGGTTATCGGTGCGTCTGAAGGCACTGAAGTGAAAGCCATTGCCGATGGTCGCGTCATTCTGGCGGACTGGCTGCAGGGATACGGACTGGTCGTCGTCGTTGAACACGGCAAGGGCGACATGAGTCTTTATGGCTACAACCAGAGTGCGCTGGTCAGTGTCGGTACGCAGGTTCGCGCCGGCCAGCCGATTGCGCTGGTAGGTAGCAGCGGGGGTCAGGGTCGACCGTCGCTCTATTTCGAAATTCGTCGCCAGGGTCAGGCCGTCAATCCACAACCGTGGTTGGGAAGATAA